Part of the Cellulomonas taurus genome, ATGATGCTCGACCCGAAGACCAAGATCGGTCGTCCGCGCCAGGTCTACACCGGCTCCGGCGAGCGCGACTACCGGGACGTCTCGGACCGCTGACCGGCCAGGGTGACCGCGACCGTCCCGTCCGCCACGGGCGCGGCGGCGGTCACCCAGCCGTCGGCCTCCCGATCCCAGAGCTGGTCGCCGACCTGTACGTCGACCACCTGCTGATCGGCCGCCACCGCGACGGCCCACTGGGCCACTGCCCACCCCGAGCGGGCGGGGTCGCCCCCGGAGGCGGTGGTCAGGGCGTCGGTGGACAGCAGCATCCGGCTGCCGTCACCGGTGCCGTCGACGGTGGCGACCACCGCGCTGCCGAAGTCGCGTTGCACCCGCTGGCCGAAGGTCTCCGGCGAGCCCGGTCCGTCGGTGGGGGACAGGTCGCAGGTGAGGGCGGCGGTCGACCATCCGGTGAGGGCCGAGGCCCACGCCCGGGCGCGCGGCTCGTGCTGGGCGTAGGCGTCCGGGAAGCCCGAGCGCTGCACCGCCTGGGCGGCCTCGGTCACCTCCATCTCGGTGTAGCCGCTGACGTCGGCCAGGCCCTCGTAGAACTTCCCGGTCGCGTACACCGGGTCCATGATCTGCTCGACGGTGCCCCAGCCCTGCGACGGTCGCTGTTGGAACAGCCCGATCGAGTCGCGGTCGCCGTAGTCGATGTTGATCAGCCGGGACTCCTGCAGCGCGGTGGCCAGGCCGATGGTGGCGGCACGGGCCGGCATGCCGCGCTCCATCGACGTGACGGCGATCAGCGCCGCGTTGTCGGCCTGCGCCGTCGACAGCTCCCACGAGGTGCCGTCGTTCACGGCCACGCACCGGTTGCTCGCGGTGTCGGCGGTGCTCGCCTGCCGGATCAGCCACAGCCCGGCTGCGACCGCCGCGACCAGCAGCACCAGGGCGGTCAGCCCCGCACAGCCCAGCCGGTTGCCGCGTCGGGACATCAGTTCGCGTGCAGGGCGGCGTTCAGGGTGATGCCGGTGCCGGAGCGTGCGACGACCTCGACGCCACCGGTCAGCGAGTTGCGGCGGAACAGCAGCCCGTTCACCCCGGACAGCTCGCGGGCCTTCACCACGGTGCCCGCCGCGTCGCCACCGACGAGGGTCACCTTGGTGCCGGCTGTGACGTAGAGGCCGGCCTCGATCACGCAGTCGTCGCCCAGGGCGATGCCCAGACCGGCGTTCGCGCCCAGCAGGGACCGCTCACCGATCGAGACGACCTCGCGCCCGCCGCCGGACAGCGTGCCCATGATCGACGCGCCGCCACCGATGTCCGACCCCTCGCCGACCACCACACCGGCGGAGATCCGACCCTCCACCATCGAGGTGCCGAGCGTCCCGGCGTTGAAGTTCACGAAGCCCTCGTGCATGACGGTGGTGCCCGGTGCCAGGTGGGCACCCAGCCGCACCCGGTCGGCGTCGGCGATCCGGACCCCGGTGGGCAGCACGTAGTCGACCATCCGCGGGAACTTGTCCACGCCGAAGACGGTGATCCGCTGGCCCGAGACCAGGTGCCGGGCGCGGACCTCCTCGAAGCGGTCCACCGCGCAGGGCCCGCGGTCGGTCCACACCACGTTGGGCAGCACCCCGAAGATGCCGTCCAGGTTCAGGCCGTGCGGCTGCACCAGACGGTGGGAGAGC contains:
- the dapD gene encoding 2,3,4,5-tetrahydropyridine-2,6-dicarboxylate N-succinyltransferase, with the protein product MTAMRTAWGWGLATIAADGSVLDSWYPEPTLGEPQDDAVAPAFRAAEGEDPLRGVRIELVRTVIDLDTAPTSTADAYLRLHLLSHRLVQPHGLNLDGIFGVLPNVVWTDRGPCAVDRFEEVRARHLVSGQRITVFGVDKFPRMVDYVLPTGVRIADADRVRLGAHLAPGTTVMHEGFVNFNAGTLGTSMVEGRISAGVVVGEGSDIGGGASIMGTLSGGGREVVSIGERSLLGANAGLGIALGDDCVIEAGLYVTAGTKVTLVGGDAAGTVVKARELSGVNGLLFRRNSLTGGVEVVARSGTGITLNAALHAN